The Thamnophis elegans isolate rThaEle1 chromosome Z, rThaEle1.pri, whole genome shotgun sequence DNA window gctcagagagcctggttggccaccaggaggcgcctgaggcatggagcagcggtgaaagccaaaggagtgtgctcctgacgtcaggtcttggagcagtggggaagagacaagggagttggtcctggacgcccAGCAACGGCGGGCAGATCGGCGTAGAGAACAACTACGCaggtacagaagataattggaccgaGGTGGTTGTAATTAAaacataaaggtgtaatgtttttTGGGTTTGACAAGAggaggtgggatataaatagtaaatgatttttaaccaattataataacaacaaggaaatgtcaatggatattgtttaataatatatacatgctctGGTATTGGCAAAAGCAACTTGGATATAAACTCTAAACAGCGAGTTGGGGGGGAGGAAGGTTTAgaaattttattaattgacttttacttagaatatgtcataaaggggtaatgttattggaggattttttgaaatagctaatgaatgccattatgtggttgtgtctttaagtatgaatgatttgaggcaaaagcatgttcaaataattgtagtcaaatgagaattgtggtacattgatagtaagatatacaaagatttttttatttaaagtgtataatctaacaTGAActatgactgtggaagaaacgcacgaaagttatctgtaaccaatcgacacgctttctacaagatgtaatgaagggtgattctttttttgtgtgtgtttttgttcaattaaaataaaaaaaacttggagagacacaggctgatagatggaagaatacaattcaaaattatctaaacctaattattcttatttttaatagacatagctgaataataattgatattgatagtaatgtatataatgtggagttgatatgataaataataattggatatgagaagggaaggttggaaatatttttggaccatatacaaaggttattaatcacaataattataactattaaaaaataaaataaaactatatacagttagatgttaactaatatgggtaaaatgttacgatatacgatataatcacataaagaagggagaatgataataaactatatgcatggaagatggaatttttggtgttaaatattatggatgttcagctaaaacaggatatgaggatttgatgttaatagaggattttacaaataagtaaatgaaatgtcagcatgtggttatggattaaatctttggcatagttaaggatgaaggatgtttaaataactgtagtcaactaaaagtggaggtataatgatgtcaatatggtaaacatttgagttaagctatttgaattaatatgaattaatggaagagatgcaccaaaacatgttgtaaccagctgatatacgtttttataatatatacctgtgtttctttttttttcttttttcttcttttgtttttcctttttttttttccctgccttgttttttgttctttttgacttctctgtgttttgactttttgattttttcttttcccactggtgtgggcatgtgttgtttaagtaataaaataaaaaaaaaatttcttaaaaaaaaggatactggctatgtaattgtgtaaaaaaaaaagagagaggaaaaaaagagaaaacaatgcctAATCGCACCGAATGACGAGGTGAAGGCGAGGATGCACGTACCGGGTTTCGTGATGTGTTCCCAAACATTTGACACAGCAGTAGCGGGCGCCGCAAGAAACACAGGTGTAATTTGAAGGGAAGCCACACACCGTGCAGAAATGACGTTGCGGCAAATTGGAAGGGGGCGCGCAGGCGGTCAGGTAGTTGGGGCCCTCGCTGGTGTTGAGGTTCTGCTGGAAGTCGAAGAGAGACAAGAAACTCGCTGGATGCAATGTTACCACCACggatagagaacagaataaaagagttttgGAGGTGAAGTGACTTCCGCTTTGCTCGGAGGATCGTTTTGAgcgctctgaaggcttcagggaccttcagggggcttccctgaagcctccggagcagtcaaaacgaccctctgagcaaaccggaagtctgttcccgaacttccggtttgcccatagggccgtttttttgcactccagaggtttcagggaagctcatgaagcctccggagggcctccggcgGGGCGGAAaaactgttttcaccctccccaggctcctataaagcctctggagcctggggagggtgaaaaatggctttaaaaaagggtgaactcagctggccagtgtgcgcatgcgcgctggccaactgacagggcagcgcctcgcgtgccctgacaaatagctctgcatgccacctgtggcacgaatGCCATATCTTCACCATCActacgctaaaataagccctcccctgaaaataagccctcccctgaaatatttaaacacatgcacaGCTGGTCCAAACCATTTCCtgggcaagggggaaaaatgccctACGTGcgccacatgcacctgccatcctcGCGGAAGCTGCTCCCGCAAATCCTAGCTACAGTACCACATCCCTTCTCAGTGGTGGCCACAAGAAGAATGGTAGGCTCAGAGATGCCAGGTCTGGCAAGAATGTGCCATAAACAGAAACagaacttccagccctctctggatcagatGATCCGCGGGCCAAGGTTAAGGGaccccctgcacctcaaaaataataaaacctccccgaaaataaggccaagcgcttatttcgggggtcaaaagaaaatgttttattttcggggaaacacggtacttaaCTTTGTATAATCACTATctatacccgggatggcgaacctatggcacgcgtgccacaggtggcaagcagagccatttgtcagggcaggcGAGGCATTGCCCTGAGTTCAGCATTtgtaaaagccatttttcgcccttcccagtctccagaagctttataggagcctggggaaggcgaatagagcctccccccagcccccggaggccctccggagcacaaaaaaaacggccctatgggcaaaccagacgttcaggaacggacttctggtttgcttgcagGGTCGGTTtaaggctccggaggcttcagggacctttaggcggcttccttgaagcctccggaggactaaaaaggactcTACGAGTAAATCCCAGTTTGCatgtagggtcctttttagtcctccggaggcttcagggaagcctcctgaaggtccttgaagcctccggagggcctgtggaggggcaggggaggctgttttttgccctccccaggctcctataaagcctctggagcctggggagggtgaaaaaagcatgcaaaaaatgggggggggggactctcatgtgcgcatgcacactggggggggtgGGTGTCGCAAGTTgcattatagcagttagactagcaatagcagttagacttatataccgcttcatagggctttcagccctctctaagcagtttacagagtcagcatattgcccccaacaacaatccgggtcctcattttacccacctcggaaggatggaaggttgagttaaccctgagccggtgagatttgaacagccgaactgcagaactgcagtcagctgaagtagcctgcagtgctgcatttaaccactgcgccaccttggctcttatgggtgcggcacgcccgcgCACAAccccctgctctccccccccttacggcacgcgagccaaaaaaggttcgccatcgctgatcTATGCTAAAATGAGCATCATTAtaattaataagaaaaattaagaaCGGAGATGCCCCAATTCCTTTGTTAagacaaagagaaaaggagagacagACCTGTTCTTCTAGCAATGCCTGGAAATTTTTACGGAAGCGCAGCTTGAAATGGTCTCCGcgggttttcttcttctttttccctgcatacaaagaacaaagaagaaggggaaaaaacacaaattaCAGATGGAGGTAAATGCCTTTTAGCCTCATTAGACTTTTTGGCATTGAACACAACAATAAAGAAAGACTCATTGATAACCCGGggtttatagggggaaaatgtcctgaccattggatttccccccttaccagagggcgcccccgtggagtattgtgaagccattaccatggcaactccactgagctgtacagtagaagccgtgttacggcagtacagtagaagcctttttaggc harbors:
- the ZNHIT1 gene encoding zinc finger HIT domain-containing protein 1 isoform X2, translated to MGGQNRNQCTRSQDPGQRRILDRATRQRRLNRQLEALENDNFQDDPHANMPQLVKRLPQFDDDAETGKKKKKTRGDHFKLRFRKNFQALLEEQNLNTSEGPNYLTACAPPSNLPQRHFCTVCGFPSNYTCVSCGARYCCVKCLGTHHETRCLKWTV
- the ZNHIT1 gene encoding zinc finger HIT domain-containing protein 1 isoform X3, whose amino-acid sequence is MVEKKISARSQDPGQRRILDRATRQRRLNRQLEALENDNFQDDPHANMPQLVKRLPQFDDDAETGKKKKKTRGDHFKLRFRKNFQALLEEQQNLNTSEGPNYLTACAPPSNLPQRHFCTVCGFPSNYTCVSCGARYCCVKCLGTHHETRCLKWTV
- the ZNHIT1 gene encoding zinc finger HIT domain-containing protein 1 isoform X4; the encoded protein is MVEKKISARSQDPGQRRILDRATRQRRLNRQLEALENDNFQDDPHANMPQLVKRLPQFDDDAETGKKKKKTRGDHFKLRFRKNFQALLEEQNLNTSEGPNYLTACAPPSNLPQRHFCTVCGFPSNYTCVSCGARYCCVKCLGTHHETRCLKWTV
- the ZNHIT1 gene encoding zinc finger HIT domain-containing protein 1 isoform X1; its protein translation is MGGQNRNQCTRSQDPGQRRILDRATRQRRLNRQLEALENDNFQDDPHANMPQLVKRLPQFDDDAETGKKKKKTRGDHFKLRFRKNFQALLEEQQNLNTSEGPNYLTACAPPSNLPQRHFCTVCGFPSNYTCVSCGARYCCVKCLGTHHETRCLKWTV